A genomic stretch from Shewanella woodyi ATCC 51908 includes:
- a CDS encoding twin-arginine translocation signal domain-containing protein: MKKQASDMGRRQLLKALAVGSAAGAVATVSGQAMAASPSEEPVMAKGDGYQETDHVRSYYASLKD; the protein is encoded by the coding sequence ATGAAGAAGCAAGCTTCCGATATGGGTCGTCGTCAACTGCTAAAAGCCTTAGCTGTAGGTAGTGCGGCTGGTGCAGTCGCGACTGTCAGTGGACAGGCTATGGCGGCATCACCAAGCGAAGAGCCAGTTATGGCTAAAGGTGACGGCTATCAGGAAACGGATCATGTTCGTAGCTATTACGCGTCGTTAAAAGACTAA
- a CDS encoding 4Fe-4S binding protein produces the protein MNNDTVELKEVRQQVLAKTQILQNLIPPTVSYTTEGNVLVIGPEDLARLAAGKLSNMGKLAILANESITSQDEDHLEKVMAAAEDVESFYNKLIEIKGFLGQFQVKVDSGDEGDAKTTDLSLAAIRKAHFDLILDLSQSPCINLEMLPPGYFYVGQDEAKLEEAIAQLPDLIGEFDKPRYVKVNSEVCAHNRNGIDGCNRCLNFCPADAIQSIDKMIEIDPYLCHGAGSCTNACPTGAISYDLPTPQALHSYLHKLVTRFREQAQIAPVILFHDAANGAKLVGEDLPGSVIPVELEEITVASMDHWMSALAWGARQILVLNTEATAPTLTQMLQGEHKLANDILDEMGQPQRVSVLDETSIGDLSRILEISANWPVIVPGEFAATTKRNTLYAAIDHLNEQAGSVDTCLSQSNLPYGQVSVNTQACTLCLSCVSTCPTQALTDGGDKPALHFVEQDCVQCGLCESACPEKAISLTSQMNFDKAERQKRQTLKEEVPFDCVRCGTPFATQSMVHRMLEVVGGHSAFSANIERLKMCSDCRVKDMFEDILQDPEKQLR, from the coding sequence TTGAATAATGATACCGTTGAACTTAAAGAAGTTCGACAACAGGTGTTGGCAAAGACTCAGATCCTCCAAAATCTGATCCCGCCAACCGTGAGCTATACCACTGAGGGAAACGTGTTAGTTATCGGGCCAGAAGATCTGGCTCGTTTAGCGGCGGGTAAACTCTCTAATATGGGCAAGCTGGCGATTCTGGCCAACGAGTCGATCACCAGTCAAGATGAAGACCACCTTGAAAAAGTAATGGCTGCGGCTGAGGATGTTGAGAGCTTTTATAACAAGCTTATAGAGATCAAAGGTTTCTTAGGTCAGTTTCAGGTTAAGGTCGACTCTGGTGATGAGGGAGACGCTAAGACAACAGACTTGAGTCTTGCCGCTATCCGAAAGGCCCACTTCGATCTCATTTTAGACTTAAGCCAATCTCCCTGTATTAACCTTGAGATGTTACCACCTGGCTACTTCTACGTAGGTCAGGATGAAGCTAAGCTCGAAGAGGCGATAGCACAACTGCCAGATCTTATTGGTGAGTTCGACAAGCCTCGCTACGTTAAGGTTAACAGTGAGGTATGTGCTCATAATCGTAACGGTATCGATGGTTGTAACCGCTGCTTAAACTTCTGTCCAGCCGATGCGATTCAAAGCATCGACAAGATGATTGAGATAGACCCTTATCTTTGTCACGGTGCTGGTAGTTGCACTAACGCGTGTCCTACAGGGGCGATTAGCTACGATCTACCTACACCACAAGCATTGCACTCCTACCTTCATAAGTTAGTGACACGTTTTCGCGAGCAGGCACAAATAGCGCCTGTTATTCTATTTCACGATGCCGCTAACGGGGCCAAGTTGGTGGGTGAAGATCTGCCCGGCAGTGTTATCCCTGTTGAACTAGAAGAGATCACTGTGGCCAGCATGGATCACTGGATGTCTGCGCTAGCTTGGGGGGCTCGTCAAATCTTAGTGTTAAATACTGAGGCTACAGCGCCGACCTTGACCCAGATGTTGCAGGGCGAGCATAAGCTGGCAAATGACATTCTCGACGAGATGGGTCAACCTCAGCGCGTTTCAGTTCTCGATGAAACCAGCATAGGCGATCTCAGTCGTATTCTGGAGATCAGTGCTAATTGGCCTGTGATTGTGCCAGGTGAATTCGCCGCGACGACGAAGCGAAATACCCTGTATGCAGCTATCGATCACCTCAATGAACAAGCGGGCTCTGTCGATACTTGCTTGAGCCAGAGCAATCTTCCTTATGGTCAAGTGAGTGTCAATACACAAGCTTGTACGCTCTGTCTATCCTGCGTTTCTACCTGTCCAACTCAAGCATTAACTGATGGTGGTGATAAGCCAGCGCTGCATTTTGTTGAACAGGACTGTGTTCAGTGTGGCCTGTGTGAGTCAGCTTGTCCTGAAAAAGCGATTAGCCTCACCTCACAAATGAATTTTGATAAGGCGGAGCGCCAAAAACGTCAAACCTTGAAAGAGGAGGTGCCATTTGACTGTGTTCGTTGTGGAACCCCTTTCGCCACCCAATCCATGGTGCATCGGATGCTGGAAGTAGTCGGAGGTCATAGTGCCTTTAGTGCAAACATCGAAAGATTAAAGATGTGCAGCGACTGCCGGGTAAAAGATATGTTTGAAGACATCCTTCAAGATCCTGAAAAGCAACTTCGATAA
- a CDS encoding helix-turn-helix transcriptional regulator, whose protein sequence is MTEPSELIYMSAKQVAEYLDLNEKKVYSMANDRVLPATKITGKWLFPKILIDRWIMDSCHSGMLSDRMHITGSDDPLLSMLVSRLMTQIGKSDLVSYSSTGSRMGLDLLSRGYADVCTLHWGSVDERNVRHPALLKSYPNHQQWVMVHGYTRKQGLMVRNNMLQQCQEEDKIVSLPWRWVARQTGAGSQQHLEHWLMKQGAALSHLNANVTAYSERELAAYVARGDADIGFGCQSVAMESGLGFIPLVTESFDFVMPQGIYFRRQLQHLFDMLGSTQTRQLAATLGGYDLTDCGQLLWNPS, encoded by the coding sequence ATGACAGAGCCAAGTGAGCTCATCTACATGAGTGCTAAACAGGTCGCCGAATACTTAGATCTTAATGAAAAAAAGGTCTACTCAATGGCGAACGATAGAGTATTACCTGCAACCAAAATAACAGGAAAATGGTTATTTCCTAAGATCTTGATCGACCGCTGGATCATGGACTCCTGCCACAGTGGTATGCTCTCAGACCGCATGCACATCACAGGCAGCGATGACCCTCTGCTTTCCATGTTAGTGTCTCGCCTAATGACACAGATAGGCAAGAGCGATCTGGTCAGTTATAGCTCCACAGGCTCACGCATGGGATTAGATCTGCTCTCCCGAGGCTATGCCGATGTCTGTACTCTACACTGGGGCAGTGTCGATGAGCGTAATGTCCGCCATCCGGCGTTACTGAAAAGCTACCCTAACCATCAACAGTGGGTCATGGTACACGGCTACACCCGTAAACAGGGATTGATGGTGCGTAACAACATGCTACAGCAGTGTCAGGAGGAGGATAAAATCGTCTCCCTACCATGGCGCTGGGTCGCTAGACAAACCGGTGCAGGTAGCCAACAACACTTAGAACATTGGTTGATGAAACAGGGAGCAGCCCTGTCGCACCTCAATGCCAACGTTACCGCTTACAGTGAACGTGAACTCGCCGCATACGTAGCACGGGGCGATGCGGATATCGGTTTTGGTTGTCAGTCGGTTGCTATGGAGAGTGGCTTAGGCTTTATCCCACTCGTCACCGAGTCATTTGACTTCGTGATGCCACAGGGGATCTATTTCCGCCGCCAGTTACAGCACCTATTTGATATGCTCGGAAGTACTCAAACTCGTCAATTAGCAGCCACTTTAGGTGGGTACGATCTAACAGATTGTGGGCAGTTGTTGTGGAACCCTTCATAA
- a CDS encoding DUF3306 domain-containing protein, giving the protein MSGSGGFLSRWNLRRQKVEDEKLAEESEAVSQQAEPIEKSLDTESVDEQQLETELEAQSQPITAEELPDPEKIEIGGSFASFMGANVDPTAKAAALRALWKQPQYNEIDGLLEYALDYSNQPKLTPEHSAEIAKKIFRHVTKSDDEEVEATETELAQETAEETNLLSETTEDILDGDHVQVSQNEPEPCDEVKPSVS; this is encoded by the coding sequence ATGAGCGGATCGGGTGGATTTTTATCACGCTGGAACCTTCGCCGTCAGAAGGTTGAGGATGAGAAGTTAGCTGAGGAGAGTGAGGCAGTCTCTCAGCAGGCAGAGCCTATTGAGAAATCTCTTGATACTGAGTCGGTTGATGAGCAGCAGCTTGAGACTGAGCTTGAAGCCCAATCTCAACCTATTACTGCCGAAGAGTTACCGGATCCTGAGAAGATTGAGATCGGCGGAAGTTTTGCCAGTTTTATGGGGGCCAATGTTGATCCAACTGCCAAGGCGGCTGCGCTTAGGGCGCTGTGGAAACAGCCTCAATACAATGAGATCGATGGTCTGCTTGAATATGCCCTCGATTACAGCAACCAGCCTAAACTGACTCCTGAACATTCAGCCGAGATAGCCAAGAAGATCTTCCGTCACGTTACCAAGAGTGATGATGAAGAGGTTGAAGCGACGGAAACAGAGTTGGCGCAGGAAACTGCTGAAGAGACAAATTTACTAAGTGAAACCACTGAGGACATTTTGGACGGCGATCATGTTCAGGTGTCCCAAAATGAACCAGAGCCATGTGACGAAGTGAAGCCGAGTGTTTCTTAA
- a CDS encoding formate dehydrogenase accessory sulfurtransferase FdhD yields the protein MLLESITNCELPALSQHKPSLIKTDAEVPLTISVNAIDENGEQVEKHIACERPLTVYLNWRPIVTLMTLGARAEALALGYLKNQGFISDLEQLESVIIDWDVSSAAVLTKESTQDLEEKLSEKTVTTGCGQGTVYGGFMDGLDEITLPQPQLKQSMIYSLLKNISAYNETYKNAGAVHGCGLCQDDKIVGFVEDVGRHNAVDTLAGEMWLRQDVGHNKMFYTTGRLTSEMVIKIAKMGIPVVLSRSGATQMGLELAQKLGITMIARAKGKHFLIYNGAENIEFDAIPPKRPKKPLENI from the coding sequence ATGCTGCTAGAGTCCATAACTAATTGTGAGTTACCAGCCTTGAGCCAGCATAAACCTAGCTTAATAAAAACCGATGCAGAGGTGCCATTAACTATCTCAGTGAACGCCATCGATGAAAATGGTGAACAAGTAGAGAAACATATCGCCTGCGAGCGCCCTCTCACCGTTTACCTAAACTGGCGCCCCATTGTGACCCTGATGACCTTAGGCGCAAGAGCCGAAGCATTAGCATTAGGCTATTTAAAAAACCAAGGATTTATCTCAGATCTTGAGCAACTTGAATCGGTTATTATCGACTGGGATGTCAGCTCTGCCGCGGTATTAACTAAGGAGTCGACTCAAGACCTTGAGGAGAAACTCTCAGAGAAAACCGTGACTACAGGTTGTGGCCAAGGAACTGTTTATGGTGGATTTATGGATGGGCTCGATGAGATAACCCTTCCCCAACCTCAATTAAAACAGAGCATGATCTACAGCTTGCTCAAAAACATCAGTGCCTACAATGAAACCTACAAAAATGCTGGCGCAGTTCATGGTTGCGGCCTATGCCAGGACGATAAAATTGTTGGTTTTGTCGAAGATGTCGGTCGTCATAATGCGGTAGATACCCTCGCTGGCGAGATGTGGCTGAGACAAGATGTCGGCCATAATAAGATGTTCTATACAACGGGCCGCTTAACCTCAGAGATGGTCATTAAAATTGCCAAGATGGGGATCCCGGTAGTGCTATCAAGAAGCGGCGCAACCCAGATGGGGCTTGAGCTTGCTCAAAAACTTGGGATCACTATGATAGCCCGTGCTAAAGGTAAACATTTCCTTATCTATAACGGCGCAGAAAACATCGAATTTGATGCTATTCCACCTAAGCGTCCTAAAAAACCATTAGAAAATATTTAA
- a CDS encoding DUF3305 domain-containing protein, translating into MQHTESQWPMHVSLKRIEKQVGRWTSISWELDQVLPATCEAPEGSKLIMLELHKDERGSYRINLDMDNAMLYVVCDELEDGTWIPAMISADQNVAAGCLEGDTPVLNLSMPEAVACWIEAFITRHGEVEICAHRRKHVNRRKNEGPSNNNQFGQNS; encoded by the coding sequence ATGCAACATACCGAAAGCCAATGGCCTATGCACGTTTCTCTTAAACGAATTGAGAAACAAGTCGGACGCTGGACCTCTATCAGCTGGGAACTTGATCAAGTACTTCCAGCAACTTGCGAAGCTCCTGAGGGATCTAAGCTCATTATGCTTGAGCTGCATAAAGATGAGCGTGGAAGCTACCGTATCAATCTGGATATGGATAACGCCATGCTGTATGTCGTTTGCGATGAGCTTGAAGATGGCACTTGGATACCCGCCATGATATCAGCCGATCAAAATGTCGCAGCAGGTTGTCTAGAGGGTGATACCCCTGTTTTGAATTTGTCGATGCCAGAAGCGGTAGCTTGCTGGATTGAGGCGTTCATTACCCGTCATGGAGAGGTAGAGATATGTGCTCATCGTCGTAAGCATGTGAATCGCCGTAAAAATGAAGGGCCGAGTAATAACAATCAATTTGGGCAGAACTCCTAA
- a CDS encoding pirin family protein, with protein sequence MEKLSKVDLREGGFAGLKEHRFVMDSRVFGRGKEPKTWDGVGHFVYLADARFMPKGETMMHGHREVDVISVMVKGQIAHEGSLEHGQSIVAKQVQVQRAGGEGFSHNEINPDDVENQMIQLWVMPETLGERADYRLYSPVDGELTPIYGGAAQTFNSRTQVSVANLNSGDEIALPTPALIYVSDGSVTLANETVSAGTLVRSTQAQLDTKLTAVEESQVIVVSLLDS encoded by the coding sequence ATGGAAAAACTATCAAAGGTTGATCTTAGAGAGGGCGGATTTGCAGGCCTAAAAGAGCATAGATTCGTGATGGACAGCCGAGTATTTGGACGAGGTAAGGAGCCAAAGACTTGGGATGGTGTCGGTCACTTTGTTTATCTGGCGGACGCAAGGTTTATGCCCAAAGGCGAGACCATGATGCATGGTCATAGAGAGGTTGATGTGATCTCTGTGATGGTTAAGGGACAGATAGCCCATGAAGGCTCCCTTGAGCATGGTCAATCTATAGTGGCTAAGCAGGTACAAGTACAAAGGGCTGGTGGTGAAGGTTTCTCCCATAACGAGATTAACCCTGATGACGTTGAGAATCAGATGATCCAACTTTGGGTTATGCCGGAAACATTAGGTGAAAGAGCGGATTATCGCCTGTACTCCCCTGTTGATGGCGAGCTCACCCCAATTTACGGCGGTGCAGCACAAACCTTCAATAGCCGAACTCAAGTGAGTGTTGCTAACTTAAACTCAGGAGACGAGATTGCATTGCCAACACCTGCACTTATCTATGTCAGTGATGGCAGTGTCACTCTAGCCAATGAGACTGTCTCAGCAGGGACATTAGTGCGAAGCACTCAGGCTCAACTTGATACTAAGTTAACGGCTGTTGAGGAATCACAGGTAATAGTGGTAAGTCTATTAGATAGTTAG
- a CDS encoding TorD/DmsD family molecular chaperone — MTELVREVSENDQLRADIYQLLAALLRSQPSPELLQFLSDLEIDTEDDSEMTKAWLALKLAANQFSGEQLEDEYFNIFYGVGSGEIMPYGSWFMTGSLMDKPLALLRQDLMQLGFEREENVKEPEDHVAALCEVMGVLILEAPGYRQLAFYQRHIGSWIARFCDSLAKAPSAAFYATVAQLAKSFFEVEQSEFEQLQLDIPVNCPGSEAEKKAAESAVEKIEPSTSELAS; from the coding sequence ATGACCGAATTAGTAAGAGAAGTATCAGAAAACGATCAGTTAAGAGCCGATATTTATCAGCTTCTGGCTGCCTTGTTACGTAGCCAGCCTAGCCCTGAACTGTTGCAGTTTTTATCGGATCTTGAGATCGATACCGAAGATGACAGTGAGATGACCAAGGCGTGGTTAGCCCTTAAGTTAGCGGCTAATCAGTTTAGTGGCGAGCAGCTAGAGGATGAGTATTTCAACATCTTCTACGGTGTGGGTAGTGGTGAGATCATGCCTTATGGTAGCTGGTTTATGACTGGCTCTTTAATGGATAAGCCCCTAGCTCTTTTGCGTCAAGATTTGATGCAACTGGGTTTTGAGCGTGAAGAGAACGTTAAAGAGCCAGAGGATCACGTTGCCGCTCTTTGTGAAGTGATGGGCGTGTTGATTTTGGAAGCACCAGGTTACCGTCAACTGGCTTTCTATCAGCGTCATATCGGCAGCTGGATAGCGCGTTTCTGTGACTCATTAGCCAAGGCTCCGAGCGCCGCGTTTTATGCCACTGTGGCGCAACTGGCTAAATCATTCTTTGAGGTTGAACAGAGCGAATTTGAGCAGCTACAACTGGATATTCCTGTTAACTGCCCAGGCTCTGAGGCGGAGAAGAAAGCGGCGGAAAGCGCCGTGGAAAAGATTGAACCTAGTACCAGCGAACTTGCATCTTAA